Genomic DNA from Bacteroides zhangwenhongii:
TTAAGAATTATGTTTCTGACGCATTTTTAGCTGACAAAGTATCTTCTTTGAAATCAATCAATACCACCATTTATTTCCGGGTGTCTTTCCAACCACTTCACTGCATAAGAGCATGTTGCTTTCGGCTTCATCCCGTTAGCTAATGCATAGGCGTAAGCAGCTTTTACCAAAGCAGCGGCAATCCCCCGCCCTTCAATAGGTTGTGGCACAATTGTGTGGATAATATCAAGAGAATCACCTATCAGGCGATATTGTACAAAGGCGGTGCGACCGTCTACTTCTGTCTTGAACAATTTTTGTTCGGGCTGATGAATAATTTCGTAATCCATAATTTCTGTTGTTTTAAAGTTGTCTCATTGTTCGTTAAGCACTCCGGCAAAATAATCTTAGGTTATCAGGCGCAGATTGCGATCAGAGTTGCTCGATCCACTTCAACTGGCTCGTATCGTATCCACGACGTTCGGCAGCGGTGACGAGTTTCTTCTTGATTTCTTCCGGCAGTTGGGGTGTACGGCTTAGTATCCAGAGATATTTATCAGTACTGCTGCCTACCAGGGCATAATTGTAATTCTCTTCATCCAGTTCCAAGACATAATAATCAGAATAGAAACTAAGGAAGAAAGACACTTTCAGTTTGCCCGGCTGTGTGGGATCGGGTATTTTGGCGTGTCCGTTGGCAGTCTTGCAGATGTCGTAAGGAGAATTACGTTTGCATCCCCGGTTCTCCACACGAATCATGCCGTCGGGACGGAGCGTGTAAGTAGCCGTGACGTCTACAAGTCCGTATTCAAAGCGATTCTCGTAGCGGGCTATTTCATACCAAAGTCCCATATACCGGTGCAGGTCGAGAGAGGTAACCGTACTATGGTTTGTACCTCTGAAAAGACGTTCGACATTGGGAATGGAGAAATGAAATCCTGCTTCCGTCAGACGCGTTGGGCGGACTCTCTGGCCCGCAGTCAGGAAGGATGCCGCTTCACCATATAAGATACGGAAAATCCTTTGCGGGGCCACCATCGTCGTCCATGCCCGATAAGCCTTTCCCATCGCACGGGTGAAAGCATATTGCGAGATTTGCTGCGGAGCAACCAGATTATATACCCCACGTGTCTCTTCGTGAGTGATAAAAAACTCCATTGCACGGCAAAGATCACGTATCGATATCCACGGAAAAGCCTGCGTACCGGGACCGATGGCGGTAGCTATCTTGGTAGCTTGCAAAGGGCGAAGCATCTGCTGCATCGCTCCCCCGTCCGGAGAAAGCACTACGCCAAAGCGTGTGATAACGAGCCTTGTAGGTTCGGGACAGTGTTTCGCCTCTTTTTCCCACGCATAGCAAAGATCGGACAGAAAGCCTTCTCCACGGGTACGGGTATATTCGTCCACCTCCGCTTCCGAAGGATAATAACCTACGGCAGAAGCCGAAATCATCAGTTTCGGTTTCGTCTTGACTGCATTCAAAGCACGGATAATACGATTGGTTACGACAATACGACTGTTGAAAAGCTCCTGTTTATATTCCGGTGTCCAACGTTTATTGATAGGTGCACCTGCCAGGTTGATGACAACATCACAATGGGTCAGTGTCTGAATCAAATAACCGGACATACCTTCGCGAAACATCGACCTTCCCAGAGGAATGATCCGATGTCCGCCCTTTTCTGTGAGATAATTAGAAAGATGTCTACCTATATATCCGGTAGCTCCGGTCATTGCTATATTCATCTTGATTCGTTGTTTATTTTAACTCTATTAGAAAAACGTATAAAATGCAAGAAAAGTTCTTTGAAAAAAGCAAAATGAGGTTATCTTTGCAAGATAGACTTAAACATTGAAGCATCCAAAAAGGTTATAAAATGAAAAGACGAATGAAAATCAACTATATTCTTACACTTATATTAGTATTTTGCATCGGCGCTTCCATCCCAGTATTGACAGGCAGCAGCCAGGTGAACGAACAACATTCCGCCAAATCGGAAGTGCCTTATTGTGTCACTCCGCCTACTGTTCCCACACAGGTCAC
This window encodes:
- a CDS encoding GNAT family N-acetyltransferase — its product is MDYEIIHQPEQKLFKTEVDGRTAFVQYRLIGDSLDIIHTIVPQPIEGRGIAAALVKAAYAYALANGMKPKATCSYAVKWLERHPEINGGID
- a CDS encoding TIGR01777 family oxidoreductase, producing the protein MNIAMTGATGYIGRHLSNYLTEKGGHRIIPLGRSMFREGMSGYLIQTLTHCDVVINLAGAPINKRWTPEYKQELFNSRIVVTNRIIRALNAVKTKPKLMISASAVGYYPSEAEVDEYTRTRGEGFLSDLCYAWEKEAKHCPEPTRLVITRFGVVLSPDGGAMQQMLRPLQATKIATAIGPGTQAFPWISIRDLCRAMEFFITHEETRGVYNLVAPQQISQYAFTRAMGKAYRAWTTMVAPQRIFRILYGEAASFLTAGQRVRPTRLTEAGFHFSIPNVERLFRGTNHSTVTSLDLHRYMGLWYEIARYENRFEYGLVDVTATYTLRPDGMIRVENRGCKRNSPYDICKTANGHAKIPDPTQPGKLKVSFFLSFYSDYYVLELDEENYNYALVGSSTDKYLWILSRTPQLPEEIKKKLVTAAERRGYDTSQLKWIEQL